In a single window of the Neodiprion virginianus isolate iyNeoVirg1 chromosome 1, iyNeoVirg1.1, whole genome shotgun sequence genome:
- the LOC124297566 gene encoding uncharacterized protein LOC124297566 isoform X1, with translation MGWLTQCVCGARSAGSEPDVRQKSAGKRGKKRKNKKGEQKNAAGSPNVNRNAIAIEPVAQSTELNSSNRDEAVLKDAGHVSNNRHVDVEAGIKNSEKLSTPDKKCEIVHENSEFAAESSCSNFSSSIVDHEKYITDDPSFERISLNFDHDPGAVRPKRWSIHGTDTNNGNVGNLGLRYFKKTPQSTEKNTVSAVKKSSTNASNKNKFSTTSTKGDHRFGFRTVKDIDLQDSRQATEGVSTALGSVDRKLGLSYVVLNKTEESSRNGDSTGMVPFSGDSDVGNFERAYVVLPEIERDKSAESNDPNQKQRRTLQNPHRATMPISRLPRSKPNVVKKSSDFPEIQTNKYGFRQPAGSPVTTPVTEINRSRNSCSFEIPWFDDKTVTKKPRQSKILKPQEVPKIATKIKESNETALANERLKEHGNGRVHSAIVSGVNWEQRSVTVEWFERGETKGKEVEIDAILALNPELVPKTMGPPPPVNNHMMPSRNKDSSGEEDDGVDEYENQDEGSLGRSGAQQTTRNGLSSATLPVRVTSRLSNTTRASIPVKGKSVPNRQITRAGRPTNIIPPITSVNGHGDSISGLTRRELENIPPTPVTPAPSSASTVAMSKQKQLQIQQAQQQQLQIQQQQQQLQQQQAAQIENGRGRRSNVVKEVERLKKNREERRQRQAELKEEKEALMNLDPGNPNWEFLAMIREYQNTIDFRPLRDTDAVEDHQITVCVRKRPLNRKEVNRKEVDVISVPSKDQMVVHEPKAKVDLTKYLENQLFRFDYAFDETCTNEIVYKYTAKPLVQTIFEGGMATCFAYGQTGSGKTHTMGGDFNGKTQDCKKGIYAMVAKDVFKYLKSTKYRPLNLIISASFFEIYSGKVFDLLAEKEKLRVLEDGKQQVQIVGLTEKVVESCDEVLKLIQHGNSARTSGQTSANANSSRSHAVFQIIARTPGTHKVHGKFSLIDLAGNERGADTSSANRQTRMEGAEINKSLLALKECIRALGRKGTHLPFRASKLTQVLRDSFIGEKSKTCMIAMISPGMSSCEHSLNTLRYADRVKELAATDPTEVKAPSTDDDERGLKIEDHSNNSVLSDSDLAQLRSLNEGELSQDLYTFHEAVSALQLLEEEVLDTHKLVVDNTTRFLNDAHSVFSATHEVDYDQEDTHAMTKANSIFTLSHNWRGSNATLNTTLSINDKLNNNPDYDSHSNLNSSTQISGKNSYNSPWKDELNFENSKNSDSDQDKLEAESEKKYSETLSTVSINTMHNKTFSDRTTPPHKKCETRRSTISGIKKYSKYNWAGTFDNKAKKKISFMESSLSKSITAEGNVESREMSDKNECRTTEKKTMNFTINPTSECNSCNSYEDDSLKVNDKFSDELKYTKFSNIDRTSDSKLNNMIESDLIFPPVTDNSYFIKNDASPARINIFTDCSDKNLEMPSILKSTANTASSILKVNQQMKNRCHIKLDTLQPNFNTSVPEKGPIDSGFERTSTLVKKCVLKKSIDSNIAEISVVESQIEDPKLTKKSLCRKLFQFASNLIINVILFTLLPAVYIAFFAYLHSVNE, from the exons ATGGGTTGGTTGACACAATGCGTTTGTGGTGCTCGGAGCGCCGGCTCGGAACCGGATGTGAGGCAGAAAAGCGCGGGAAAACGtgggaaaaagagaaaaaacaagaaaggGGAACAGAAAAATGCCGCTGGGTCGCCAAATGTCAATCGAAACGCCATCGCGATCGAACCGGTGGCCCAGAGCACAGAGCTAAATTCTTCAAACCGGGATGAAGCTGTCCTGAAGGATGCGGGTCATGTGTCGAATAATCGACACGTGGATGTCGAGGCCGGTatcaaaaattctgaaaagtTGTCAACGCCGGATAAAAAGTGTGAAATAGTTCATGAAAACAGTGAATTTGCCGCGGAATCTTCGTGCAGTAATTTCTCATCGTCGATCGTTGAccatgaaaaatatatcaccGACGATCCTTCTTTCGAACGGATTTCATTAAACTTCGATCATGATCCTGGAGCGGTAAGACCGAAACGCTGGAGTATTCACGGCACAGACACGAACAACGGAAACGTAGGAAACCTTGGCTTGAGGTATTTTAAAAAGACGCCCCAATCCACCGAGAAAAATACCGTGTCTGCAGTTAAAAAATCATCCACCAATGCATCCAATAAGAACAAATTTAGCACGACAAGTACGAAGGGGGATCATCGCTTCGGTTTTCGCACCGTCAAAGATATCGACCTGCAGGACTCGCGCCAGGCGACGGAGGGCGTTTCTACTGCATTAGGAAGTGTTGACAGAAAATTAGGACTTTCTTACGTTGTACTGAATAAGACGGAGGAATCGTCGAGGAACGGTGATAGTACGGGAATGGTACCATTCTCGGGTGACTCTGACGTGGGAAATTTTGAACGAGCCTACGTCGTTCTGCCTGAAATTGAACGCGACAAGTCAGCGGAATCTAATGATCCGAATCAGAAGCAGCGACGTACTCTACAAAACCCGCATCGCGCAACTATGCCGATATCGAGGCTGCCCCGGTCGAAACCAAACGTCGTTAAGAAATCGTCGGACTTTCCGGAAATCCAAACGAACAAGTATGGATTTCGGCAACCTGCTGGAAGTCCAGTCACTACGCCGGTCACGGAGATCAACCGAAGTAGGAACTCGTGCAGCTTCGAAATTCCCTGGTTCGATGATAAAACCGTCACCAAGAAACCGCGTCAAAGTAAAATCTTGAAACCTCAAGAGGTACCAAAGATCGCAACGAAAATTAAGGAATCTAATGAAACGGCTCTCGCTAACGAACGATTGAAGGAACACGGAAATG GACGCGTTCACTCTGCTATCGTGTCTGGGGTCAACTGGGAGCAACGGAGTGTCACTGTCGAATGGTTTGAGAGAGGAGAGACCAAAGGGAAGGAG GTGGAAATCGATGCGATTTTGGCTTTAAATCCAGAGTTGGTACCGAAAACGATGGGCCCACCTCCGCCAGTGAATAATCACATGATGCCTTCTCGTAATAAG GACTCTTCCGGTGAGGAGGACGACGGCGTTGACGAGTACGAAAACCAGGATGAAGGCTCGCTCGGACGTTCCGGTGCTCAACAAACCACGAGAAATGGTCTTAGCTCGGCAACCCTGCCTGTACGAGTTACATCTCGGCTTTCG AATACTACGAGAGCGTCTATTCCAGTCAAAGGTAAGT CCGTTCCAAATAGACAAATCACTCGAGCGGGGCGGCCGACAAATATAATTCCACCCATTACATCTGTGAACGGACATGGTGATTCCATCTCAGGTCTTACTCGACGGGAATTGGAGAATATCCCACCAACTCCGGTAACACCAGCACCATCAAGTGCTTCCACTGTGGCAATGAGCAAGCAGAAACAATTGCAGATACAACAGGCTCAACAGCAGCAATTGCAAattcaacaacaacaacaacaactacaacaacaacaagCTGCCCAAATCGAAAATGGAAGAGGTAGACGGTCGAACGTTGTCAAGGAGGTGGAAAGGCTAAAAAAGAACAGAGAAGAGAGGAGGCAGCGACAAGCAGAGCtgaaggaggaaaaagaagcATTAATGAACTTGGATCCTGGAAATCCAAATTGGGAATTCCTTGCTATGATTAG GGAGTATCAAAACACCATAGACTTTAGACCACTGCGAGACACAGACGCCGTAGAAGACCATCAAATAACCGTTTGTGTTCGAAAACGTCCGTTAAATCGTAAGGAGGTGAATCGTAAAGAAGTGGACGTTATAAGTGTTCCCAGTAAAGATCAGATGGTCGTTCACGAACCAAAAGCAAAGGTTGATTTAAccaaatatttggaaaatcaACTGTTCAGATTTGATTACGCTTTTGATGAAACTTGTACCAATGAAATAGTCTACAAATATACAGCCAAGCCATTAGTACAAACTATCTTTGAGGGTGGAATGGCTACTTGTTTTGCTTATGGTCAAACCGGAAGCGGTAAGACTCATACGATGGGTGGAGACTTCAATGGAAAAACTCAGGACTGCAAGAAAGGAATATATGCTATGGTCGCTAAAGACGTTTTCAAGTATTTAAAGTCCACTAAATATCGTCCACTGAATTTGATAATCTCTGCAAGTTTTTTTGAGATTTATTCAGGCAAAGTTTTTGACCTGCTCgctgaaaaagaaaagctcCGAGTACTGGAGGACGGGAAACAACAG gTCCAGATAGTTGGACTGACTGAAAAAGTTGTGGAATCTTGTGATGAAGTactgaaattaattcaacatGGAAACAGTGCCAGAACTAGCGGGCAAACTAGCGCCAATGCTAACTCTTCGAGGTCGCATGCTGTCTTTCAAATAATTGCGCGGACACCAGGAACCCACAAGGTTCATGGAAAGTTTTCTCTAATCGATCTTGCCGGTAATGAAAGGGGAGCTGATACATCGTCAGCTAACAGACAAACCA GAATGGAAGGTGCTGAAATCAACAAATCACTGCTAGCGCTCAAAGAATGTATCCGTGCACTGGGACGTAAGGGTACACATTTGCCATTCAGAGCTAGTAAGCTAACTCAGGTTCTGCGAGATAGTTTTATcggagaaaaatcaaaaacttgTATG ATCGCTATGATCAGCCCAGGAATGAGCTCCTGCGAACATTCTCTTAATACATTACGGTACGCAGACAGAGTTAAGGAACTAGCTGCAACAGATCCAACAGAAGTAAAGGCACCATCGACAGATGACGATGAACGAGGTTTAAAGATAGAAGACCATTCGAACAACAGCGTTCTATCGGACAGTGATTTAGCACAGCTGAGATCACTCAat GAGGGAGAGTTATCGCAGGACTTATATACTTTCCATGAAGCAGTATCTGCGCTACAGTTATTAGAGGAAGAAGTTTTGGACACGCATAAGCTTGTGGTTGACAATACAACTCGGTTTTTAAACGATGCGCACAGCGTTTTCAGTGCGACACACGAGGTGGACTATGATCAGGAAG ATACTCACGCAATGACAAAGGCTAATTCAATCTTCACATTAAGCCACAACTGGAGAGGCAGCAATGCAACATTAAACACGACGCTCAGtataaatgataaattgaataacaatCCAGATTACGATAGTCATTCTAATTTGAATTCGTCGACACAAATTTCTGGTAAGAACTCCTATAATTCTCCTTGGAAAGATGagttaaattttgaaaattcaaaaaattctgacAGTGATCAAGATAAGCTTGAAGCTGAATCTGAAAAGAAATACAGCGAAACTCTTAGCACTGTATCCATCAACACCATGCATAACAAGACGTTTTCCGATAGAACTACTCCGCCACACAAAAAATGCGAAACCAGAAGGTCAACCATTTCtggcataaaaaaatattccaaatatAATTGGGCTGGTACTTTTGATAATAAAgctaaaaaaaagatttcgtTCATGGAAAGTTCACTATCAAAATCAATCACAGCTGAAGGTAATGTTGAAAGTCGTGAAATGTCAGATAAGAATGAATGTAGAACAACTGAAAAGAAAACtatgaattttacaattaacCCAACATCAGAGTGTAACAGTTGTAATTCATATGAAGATGACTCTTTGAAAGTAAATGACAAATTTAGTGACGAGCTAAAGTATACtaagttttcaaatattgacaGAACGTCggattcaaaattgaataatatgaTCGAAAGTGATTTGATCTTTCCACCTGTAACTGATAATTcttatttcataaaaaatgatGCTTCCCCTGCTAGGATCAATATATTTACTGATTGCTCTGATAAAAATCTTGAAATGCCATCCATTTTAAAAAGTACGGCTAATACAGCGTCTTCGATTTTAAAAGTAAACCAAcagatgaaaaatcgatgtcATATTAAACTAGACACATTACAACCAAATTTTAACACATCTGTGCCAGAAAAGGGTCCAATAGATTCTGGGTTCGAACGCACTTCAACATTAGTAAAAAAGTGTgtcttgaaaaaatcaatagaCTCCAATATAGCTGAAATCTCAGTTGTTGAATCACAAATTGAAGACccgaaattaacgaaaaaaagtttgtgcagaaaattatttcaatttgcgTCAAACTTAATAATTAATGTGATTCTGTTTACATTGTTACCTGCAGTTTATATCGCGTTTTTTGCGTATTTACATAgtgtaaatgaataa
- the LOC124297566 gene encoding uncharacterized protein LOC124297566 isoform X3 — MGWLTQCVCGARSAGSEPDVRQKSAGKRGKKRKNKKGEQKNAAGSPNVNRNAIAIEPVAQSTELNSSNRDEAVLKDAGHVSNNRHVDVEAGIKNSEKLSTPDKKCEIVHENSEFAAESSCSNFSSSIVDHEKYITDDPSFERISLNFDHDPGAVRPKRWSIHGTDTNNGNVGNLGLRYFKKTPQSTEKNTVSAVKKSSTNASNKNKFSTTSTKGDHRFGFRTVKDIDLQDSRQATEGVSTALGSVDRKLGLSYVVLNKTEESSRNGDSTGMVPFSGDSDVGNFERAYVVLPEIERDKSAESNDPNQKQRRTLQNPHRATMPISRLPRSKPNVVKKSSDFPEIQTNKYGFRQPAGSPVTTPVTEINRSRNSCSFEIPWFDDKTVTKKPRQSKILKPQEVPKIATKIKESNETALANERLKEHGNGRVHSAIVSGVNWEQRSVTVEWFERGETKGKEVEIDAILALNPELVPKTMGPPPPVNNHMMPSRNKDSSGEEDDGVDEYENQDEGSLGRSGAQQTTRNGLSSATLPNTTRASIPVKGKSVPNRQITRAGRPTNIIPPITSVNGHGDSISGLTRRELENIPPTPVTPAPSSASTVAMSKQKQLQIQQAQQQQLQIQQQQQQLQQQQAAQIENGRGRRSNVVKEVERLKKNREERRQRQAELKEEKEALMNLDPGNPNWEFLAMIREYQNTIDFRPLRDTDAVEDHQITVCVRKRPLNRKEVNRKEVDVISVPSKDQMVVHEPKAKVDLTKYLENQLFRFDYAFDETCTNEIVYKYTAKPLVQTIFEGGMATCFAYGQTGSGKTHTMGGDFNGKTQDCKKGIYAMVAKDVFKYLKSTKYRPLNLIISASFFEIYSGKVFDLLAEKEKLRVLEDGKQQVQIVGLTEKVVESCDEVLKLIQHGNSARTSGQTSANANSSRSHAVFQIIARTPGTHKVHGKFSLIDLAGNERGADTSSANRQTRMEGAEINKSLLALKECIRALGRKGTHLPFRASKLTQVLRDSFIGEKSKTCMIAMISPGMSSCEHSLNTLRYADRVKELAATDPTEVKAPSTDDDERGLKIEDHSNNSVLSDSDLAQLRSLNEGELSQDLYTFHEAVSALQLLEEEVLDTHKLVVDNTTRFLNDAHSVFSATHEVDYDQEDTHAMTKANSIFTLSHNWRGSNATLNTTLSINDKLNNNPDYDSHSNLNSSTQISGKNSYNSPWKDELNFENSKNSDSDQDKLEAESEKKYSETLSTVSINTMHNKTFSDRTTPPHKKCETRRSTISGIKKYSKYNWAGTFDNKAKKKISFMESSLSKSITAEGNVESREMSDKNECRTTEKKTMNFTINPTSECNSCNSYEDDSLKVNDKFSDELKYTKFSNIDRTSDSKLNNMIESDLIFPPVTDNSYFIKNDASPARINIFTDCSDKNLEMPSILKSTANTASSILKVNQQMKNRCHIKLDTLQPNFNTSVPEKGPIDSGFERTSTLVKKCVLKKSIDSNIAEISVVESQIEDPKLTKKSLCRKLFQFASNLIINVILFTLLPAVYIAFFAYLHSVNE, encoded by the exons ATGGGTTGGTTGACACAATGCGTTTGTGGTGCTCGGAGCGCCGGCTCGGAACCGGATGTGAGGCAGAAAAGCGCGGGAAAACGtgggaaaaagagaaaaaacaagaaaggGGAACAGAAAAATGCCGCTGGGTCGCCAAATGTCAATCGAAACGCCATCGCGATCGAACCGGTGGCCCAGAGCACAGAGCTAAATTCTTCAAACCGGGATGAAGCTGTCCTGAAGGATGCGGGTCATGTGTCGAATAATCGACACGTGGATGTCGAGGCCGGTatcaaaaattctgaaaagtTGTCAACGCCGGATAAAAAGTGTGAAATAGTTCATGAAAACAGTGAATTTGCCGCGGAATCTTCGTGCAGTAATTTCTCATCGTCGATCGTTGAccatgaaaaatatatcaccGACGATCCTTCTTTCGAACGGATTTCATTAAACTTCGATCATGATCCTGGAGCGGTAAGACCGAAACGCTGGAGTATTCACGGCACAGACACGAACAACGGAAACGTAGGAAACCTTGGCTTGAGGTATTTTAAAAAGACGCCCCAATCCACCGAGAAAAATACCGTGTCTGCAGTTAAAAAATCATCCACCAATGCATCCAATAAGAACAAATTTAGCACGACAAGTACGAAGGGGGATCATCGCTTCGGTTTTCGCACCGTCAAAGATATCGACCTGCAGGACTCGCGCCAGGCGACGGAGGGCGTTTCTACTGCATTAGGAAGTGTTGACAGAAAATTAGGACTTTCTTACGTTGTACTGAATAAGACGGAGGAATCGTCGAGGAACGGTGATAGTACGGGAATGGTACCATTCTCGGGTGACTCTGACGTGGGAAATTTTGAACGAGCCTACGTCGTTCTGCCTGAAATTGAACGCGACAAGTCAGCGGAATCTAATGATCCGAATCAGAAGCAGCGACGTACTCTACAAAACCCGCATCGCGCAACTATGCCGATATCGAGGCTGCCCCGGTCGAAACCAAACGTCGTTAAGAAATCGTCGGACTTTCCGGAAATCCAAACGAACAAGTATGGATTTCGGCAACCTGCTGGAAGTCCAGTCACTACGCCGGTCACGGAGATCAACCGAAGTAGGAACTCGTGCAGCTTCGAAATTCCCTGGTTCGATGATAAAACCGTCACCAAGAAACCGCGTCAAAGTAAAATCTTGAAACCTCAAGAGGTACCAAAGATCGCAACGAAAATTAAGGAATCTAATGAAACGGCTCTCGCTAACGAACGATTGAAGGAACACGGAAATG GACGCGTTCACTCTGCTATCGTGTCTGGGGTCAACTGGGAGCAACGGAGTGTCACTGTCGAATGGTTTGAGAGAGGAGAGACCAAAGGGAAGGAG GTGGAAATCGATGCGATTTTGGCTTTAAATCCAGAGTTGGTACCGAAAACGATGGGCCCACCTCCGCCAGTGAATAATCACATGATGCCTTCTCGTAATAAG GACTCTTCCGGTGAGGAGGACGACGGCGTTGACGAGTACGAAAACCAGGATGAAGGCTCGCTCGGACGTTCCGGTGCTCAACAAACCACGAGAAATGGTCTTAGCTCGGCAACCCTGCCT AATACTACGAGAGCGTCTATTCCAGTCAAAGGTAAGT CCGTTCCAAATAGACAAATCACTCGAGCGGGGCGGCCGACAAATATAATTCCACCCATTACATCTGTGAACGGACATGGTGATTCCATCTCAGGTCTTACTCGACGGGAATTGGAGAATATCCCACCAACTCCGGTAACACCAGCACCATCAAGTGCTTCCACTGTGGCAATGAGCAAGCAGAAACAATTGCAGATACAACAGGCTCAACAGCAGCAATTGCAAattcaacaacaacaacaacaactacaacaacaacaagCTGCCCAAATCGAAAATGGAAGAGGTAGACGGTCGAACGTTGTCAAGGAGGTGGAAAGGCTAAAAAAGAACAGAGAAGAGAGGAGGCAGCGACAAGCAGAGCtgaaggaggaaaaagaagcATTAATGAACTTGGATCCTGGAAATCCAAATTGGGAATTCCTTGCTATGATTAG GGAGTATCAAAACACCATAGACTTTAGACCACTGCGAGACACAGACGCCGTAGAAGACCATCAAATAACCGTTTGTGTTCGAAAACGTCCGTTAAATCGTAAGGAGGTGAATCGTAAAGAAGTGGACGTTATAAGTGTTCCCAGTAAAGATCAGATGGTCGTTCACGAACCAAAAGCAAAGGTTGATTTAAccaaatatttggaaaatcaACTGTTCAGATTTGATTACGCTTTTGATGAAACTTGTACCAATGAAATAGTCTACAAATATACAGCCAAGCCATTAGTACAAACTATCTTTGAGGGTGGAATGGCTACTTGTTTTGCTTATGGTCAAACCGGAAGCGGTAAGACTCATACGATGGGTGGAGACTTCAATGGAAAAACTCAGGACTGCAAGAAAGGAATATATGCTATGGTCGCTAAAGACGTTTTCAAGTATTTAAAGTCCACTAAATATCGTCCACTGAATTTGATAATCTCTGCAAGTTTTTTTGAGATTTATTCAGGCAAAGTTTTTGACCTGCTCgctgaaaaagaaaagctcCGAGTACTGGAGGACGGGAAACAACAG gTCCAGATAGTTGGACTGACTGAAAAAGTTGTGGAATCTTGTGATGAAGTactgaaattaattcaacatGGAAACAGTGCCAGAACTAGCGGGCAAACTAGCGCCAATGCTAACTCTTCGAGGTCGCATGCTGTCTTTCAAATAATTGCGCGGACACCAGGAACCCACAAGGTTCATGGAAAGTTTTCTCTAATCGATCTTGCCGGTAATGAAAGGGGAGCTGATACATCGTCAGCTAACAGACAAACCA GAATGGAAGGTGCTGAAATCAACAAATCACTGCTAGCGCTCAAAGAATGTATCCGTGCACTGGGACGTAAGGGTACACATTTGCCATTCAGAGCTAGTAAGCTAACTCAGGTTCTGCGAGATAGTTTTATcggagaaaaatcaaaaacttgTATG ATCGCTATGATCAGCCCAGGAATGAGCTCCTGCGAACATTCTCTTAATACATTACGGTACGCAGACAGAGTTAAGGAACTAGCTGCAACAGATCCAACAGAAGTAAAGGCACCATCGACAGATGACGATGAACGAGGTTTAAAGATAGAAGACCATTCGAACAACAGCGTTCTATCGGACAGTGATTTAGCACAGCTGAGATCACTCAat GAGGGAGAGTTATCGCAGGACTTATATACTTTCCATGAAGCAGTATCTGCGCTACAGTTATTAGAGGAAGAAGTTTTGGACACGCATAAGCTTGTGGTTGACAATACAACTCGGTTTTTAAACGATGCGCACAGCGTTTTCAGTGCGACACACGAGGTGGACTATGATCAGGAAG ATACTCACGCAATGACAAAGGCTAATTCAATCTTCACATTAAGCCACAACTGGAGAGGCAGCAATGCAACATTAAACACGACGCTCAGtataaatgataaattgaataacaatCCAGATTACGATAGTCATTCTAATTTGAATTCGTCGACACAAATTTCTGGTAAGAACTCCTATAATTCTCCTTGGAAAGATGagttaaattttgaaaattcaaaaaattctgacAGTGATCAAGATAAGCTTGAAGCTGAATCTGAAAAGAAATACAGCGAAACTCTTAGCACTGTATCCATCAACACCATGCATAACAAGACGTTTTCCGATAGAACTACTCCGCCACACAAAAAATGCGAAACCAGAAGGTCAACCATTTCtggcataaaaaaatattccaaatatAATTGGGCTGGTACTTTTGATAATAAAgctaaaaaaaagatttcgtTCATGGAAAGTTCACTATCAAAATCAATCACAGCTGAAGGTAATGTTGAAAGTCGTGAAATGTCAGATAAGAATGAATGTAGAACAACTGAAAAGAAAACtatgaattttacaattaacCCAACATCAGAGTGTAACAGTTGTAATTCATATGAAGATGACTCTTTGAAAGTAAATGACAAATTTAGTGACGAGCTAAAGTATACtaagttttcaaatattgacaGAACGTCggattcaaaattgaataatatgaTCGAAAGTGATTTGATCTTTCCACCTGTAACTGATAATTcttatttcataaaaaatgatGCTTCCCCTGCTAGGATCAATATATTTACTGATTGCTCTGATAAAAATCTTGAAATGCCATCCATTTTAAAAAGTACGGCTAATACAGCGTCTTCGATTTTAAAAGTAAACCAAcagatgaaaaatcgatgtcATATTAAACTAGACACATTACAACCAAATTTTAACACATCTGTGCCAGAAAAGGGTCCAATAGATTCTGGGTTCGAACGCACTTCAACATTAGTAAAAAAGTGTgtcttgaaaaaatcaatagaCTCCAATATAGCTGAAATCTCAGTTGTTGAATCACAAATTGAAGACccgaaattaacgaaaaaaagtttgtgcagaaaattatttcaatttgcgTCAAACTTAATAATTAATGTGATTCTGTTTACATTGTTACCTGCAGTTTATATCGCGTTTTTTGCGTATTTACATAgtgtaaatgaataa